The stretch of DNA CGAATGGTCCATGGTTAACACCACCTCTCGCTTCCTAGACCATTTCACATGGTTTGAAGGAGAGTGGCATTTAGTTTGGGGCGAGTTCACAGGTCCGGTGTACCGCGGGATAGAGTAGGTATTATGTCTTGGGAGATGCTTTGGGGAAGATTCTTTTGTGTAAATGCCTTTTGTAGCTGATGGGCAAACTTATGTATATAAAtgtagatttatatatattattttatgatgggtggttgttgttgttaagtaaAAGTTTccgtttagcctgtgcacctagagtggggTCTATCAAAAAAAGATAGAATTCgttctaggtgtggcggtaactcctcCGGATGTACAGTAAGCCTAGCCGGTCCGGGGTGTTAAAGGTATCTCCGTttctgttattttttattttttgtttttgtttttttgattgttttttattatttttatgttagaTGGTGGCCATGATGTTCTGTCATTCTTGCACACTACAACGACTGCTAAACCACATATGTGCTCCGAGGTAGAAGATAATGTAGGATCTAGTTGTGGTAACGACAGTAATGAAGTTTCAAGACTATCCGGGAGTAAGAGATCAAGGGAAGAGAAAAAACGCAAGACTATAAGCATTCTACAAATGGTCATTCCTGGCGTAAAGGGGAAAGATTCAATGCTCATAGATGAAAACATTCGATGCTTGAG from Ipomoea triloba cultivar NCNSP0323 chromosome 7, ASM357664v1 encodes:
- the LOC116024109 gene encoding uncharacterized protein LOC116024109 — translated: MPGYAPLAPASSPVADSFPFVQDGPDVQASYSFYPLEVLTGSDPLEFIVYYPYPWNPTSPEYWDEWSMVNTTSRFLDHFTWFEGEWHLVWGEFTDGGHDVLSFLHTTTTAKPHMCSEVEDNVGSSCGNDSNEVSRLSGSKRSREEKKRKTISILQMVIPGVKGKDSMLIDENIRCLRSLKAEAQSLRL